One Thalassotalea hakodatensis DNA segment encodes these proteins:
- a CDS encoding TonB-dependent receptor, with amino-acid sequence MNKNKMTLAMVSISAGMSTMVLANVENELSNKESRKTIEVITVKGQALNRLNFSNSATQISTEDIRSKQVKDINELLEDVPGVSIRDYGLGGVASSTIIRGFGDGAHGGDLGVVIDGLPLNEANSHADGYADLNVVVPLEIEQVTVYKGPISALYGNFNRGGLLALETRSSGNYTDIDISGGAFDTFDAQVAVGNELNEKHNVNFAAQHFTTDGFRPQSDARRSTVSGQTRYRITEQLEFGLSGRYHDAKASSAGYTTLAQFDVDPYGIDPRVKNDGTEKEFGTARADVGYVINQDTKLLTYAYTTQQTFTRWFSRGGAQAENWRQREETYDRDVYGVGTSLNGVVRLGTFEFSYVAGLEHFNEETDFQFYEDLDNRKRVSLADFNRRSTLTSNAVFAEADLNVTESINVSLGLRADQFDGDCQRLGAETAVAPCEELESVSNVSPKASIHYNIIDSLQLRASYSEGFALASGFAKFASGAQDLEVNEIKQYEAGLFFLPSANLEFDVSLYDIQSSNEINEVAQGEFINFGQTTRKGLEASVRWKISEQFEVKGVFGQSDSEVDSNLNRGLLGKAVNGVPEQTATLMLDWFPSDRLRFNTTLRYMGEYFINTENSSSADDYTVLDLLLTYNLNVGESSKVFVRVDNVTDEVYASTVNGLGASPGAPRALYAGVQLSF; translated from the coding sequence ATGAATAAAAACAAAATGACGTTAGCGATGGTATCAATATCGGCAGGCATGAGCACGATGGTATTGGCAAACGTCGAGAACGAGTTAAGTAATAAAGAGTCGCGAAAAACAATTGAAGTGATCACGGTCAAAGGACAAGCGTTAAATAGACTTAACTTTTCCAATTCAGCAACTCAGATATCAACAGAAGATATTCGTTCAAAACAGGTGAAGGACATTAATGAACTGTTAGAGGATGTACCAGGTGTCAGCATAAGGGATTATGGTCTTGGCGGAGTAGCAAGCTCAACGATTATAAGGGGCTTTGGCGACGGTGCTCATGGCGGGGATTTAGGCGTCGTTATTGACGGGCTCCCTCTTAATGAAGCCAACTCTCATGCAGATGGATATGCAGATTTAAATGTTGTTGTGCCGCTTGAGATTGAGCAAGTGACCGTTTACAAGGGGCCGATTTCAGCACTTTATGGCAACTTTAATCGGGGTGGGTTATTAGCACTTGAAACGCGAAGCTCTGGTAACTATACCGACATTGATATAAGTGGGGGAGCATTTGATACTTTCGATGCTCAGGTGGCTGTCGGCAATGAGCTGAACGAAAAACATAATGTTAATTTTGCAGCTCAGCACTTCACTACCGATGGGTTTCGCCCGCAGTCAGATGCACGAAGAAGCACTGTATCGGGGCAAACTCGCTACAGGATAACTGAGCAACTTGAATTTGGTTTGTCTGGCCGTTATCACGATGCAAAGGCAAGTTCTGCAGGCTATACAACGCTAGCGCAGTTTGACGTAGACCCCTACGGCATTGACCCCAGAGTAAAAAATGACGGCACTGAAAAAGAATTTGGCACGGCGAGAGCAGATGTTGGTTATGTGATTAACCAAGACACCAAACTTTTGACCTATGCCTACACTACTCAACAAACGTTTACCCGATGGTTTAGCCGTGGCGGCGCGCAGGCTGAAAATTGGCGACAACGAGAAGAAACTTACGACAGAGATGTATATGGTGTAGGTACAAGTCTAAATGGTGTTGTTCGTTTAGGCACATTCGAGTTCTCTTATGTCGCAGGGTTAGAGCACTTTAATGAGGAAACAGATTTTCAGTTTTATGAAGATTTAGACAATCGCAAAAGAGTGTCTTTAGCCGATTTCAATCGCAGATCTACCCTTACCAGTAACGCGGTGTTTGCAGAAGCAGATTTGAATGTTACCGAAAGTATTAACGTCTCACTGGGATTACGAGCTGATCAGTTTGATGGCGATTGCCAGCGCTTGGGAGCTGAAACTGCAGTCGCTCCATGCGAGGAGTTAGAAAGTGTCAGTAATGTCAGTCCTAAAGCAAGTATTCATTATAATATTATTGATAGTCTTCAGCTGAGAGCAAGTTACTCAGAAGGGTTTGCTTTAGCTAGCGGCTTTGCCAAGTTTGCCTCTGGTGCACAGGATCTTGAAGTCAACGAAATCAAGCAGTATGAAGCGGGTTTATTCTTTCTCCCTTCAGCAAACCTTGAATTTGATGTGTCGCTTTATGATATTCAGTCTTCTAATGAAATTAATGAAGTTGCACAAGGAGAATTTATCAACTTTGGGCAAACAACCCGCAAAGGCTTAGAGGCCAGTGTAAGGTGGAAAATATCCGAACAATTCGAAGTAAAGGGTGTTTTTGGGCAAAGTGACTCAGAGGTTGATAGCAACCTCAACCGAGGTTTACTGGGTAAAGCCGTCAATGGAGTGCCAGAACAAACTGCAACGCTGATGCTTGATTGGTTTCCAAGCGATAGGCTTAGATTTAATACAACGCTCAGGTATATGGGCGAATACTTTATCAATACGGAAAATAGCAGCTCGGCAGACGATTATACCGTATTAGACCTTCTGTTAACCTATAACCTTAATGTAGGAGAATCTAGTAAAGTGTTTGTTAGGGTTGATAACGTGACTGACGAAGTATATGCCTCTACGGTCAACGGCTTAGGAGCATCTCCAGGTGCACCTCGCGCGTTATACGCAGGGGTTCAATTAAGCTTTTAA
- a CDS encoding DUF4198 domain-containing protein — protein MRFITKFTLIGLLCINVTFSYAHDFWLSPNSFQADKAPVKIPVKFLVGHANDVGAWALSWNKIVALRTYSDGAYQDQLENIIVNNGIVKGLANVALAEEGTHVLGFESYHSFSSLKADKFNDYAKNEGLALILEDRKRLNQTQTSGREIYSRKAKALLQVGNKFTDNATVAIGHMLEIVPLRNPYQLGDDKILPVNVMFRGKPLENALVDIAPLAGSNMEKQTMRTNAKGEASFKIETQGSWIVNVIWSVPNTYRSTAEYETYFSSLTFGYEK, from the coding sequence ATGCGATTTATCACTAAATTTACCCTAATTGGTCTGCTGTGCATCAACGTTACATTCAGTTATGCCCACGATTTTTGGTTAAGTCCAAACTCTTTTCAAGCGGACAAAGCCCCCGTTAAGATCCCTGTAAAATTTTTAGTCGGTCATGCTAACGATGTTGGCGCTTGGGCTTTAAGTTGGAATAAAATCGTCGCGCTCAGAACTTATAGCGATGGCGCCTATCAAGACCAGCTAGAAAATATAATCGTGAACAACGGCATAGTTAAAGGCTTAGCTAATGTAGCACTGGCAGAGGAAGGTACGCATGTTTTAGGTTTTGAAAGTTATCATAGCTTTAGTAGTTTAAAGGCCGATAAGTTTAATGACTACGCAAAAAATGAAGGTTTAGCGCTCATACTAGAAGATCGTAAACGCTTGAATCAGACACAAACTAGCGGTCGCGAGATTTATTCGCGAAAAGCTAAAGCCTTATTACAGGTGGGCAATAAATTCACCGACAATGCTACTGTCGCTATTGGTCACATGCTTGAAATTGTGCCGCTACGCAACCCCTATCAATTAGGAGATGATAAAATATTACCGGTAAACGTTATGTTTAGGGGGAAGCCACTTGAAAATGCCCTTGTTGATATTGCGCCACTTGCTGGAAGTAATATGGAAAAGCAAACCATGCGCACCAACGCTAAAGGGGAAGCGAGTTTTAAAATTGAAACGCAAGGTAGCTGGATAGTTAATGTTATTTGGAGTGTACCTAACACATACCGCAGCACAGCTGAATATGAAACATATTTTTCTAGCTTAACCTTTGGCTATGAGAAATAA
- a CDS encoding GntR family transcriptional regulator — translation MINITVGDSRPLFKQIVDELHIKIVKGDLPPGTKLPSVRGLAIQLAINTNTVAKAYKELTALGVVEAKTGLGLFTRFPERSASEKEQMQQVKQAISHFIADIAGTNIDQETILELIENELNTLYRINDK, via the coding sequence ATGATTAATATAACTGTCGGAGATTCACGACCTCTCTTCAAACAGATTGTCGATGAACTTCATATTAAGATTGTTAAAGGTGATTTGCCTCCAGGCACTAAGCTTCCCAGTGTACGTGGTTTAGCGATTCAATTAGCGATCAATACCAATACTGTGGCAAAGGCATACAAAGAGCTTACTGCATTAGGTGTGGTCGAAGCTAAAACTGGATTAGGGTTATTCACTAGGTTTCCTGAACGAAGCGCTAGTGAGAAAGAGCAAATGCAACAAGTAAAACAAGCGATTAGTCACTTTATTGCAGATATTGCGGGAACGAACATCGATCAAGAAACAATTTTAGAGTTGATTGAAAATGAGCTTAATACGCTGTATCGAATCAATGATAAATGA
- a CDS encoding alpha/beta hydrolase family protein has product MNHQVFIWVRLLCASFTVLWLSPYQVVAIELSTQALNQDEEKQAKRPLLEDFYQRPSSHQVTLSPDGKKIVWIYALDNKSLRHLMVLDLKTHKTIKLLTAPNIILPVWHRSSESLFVVTNTSIVELSLSDIHKRTTIMKFDKSTNQTFEKYDSRLDVIYYSENDEKSHRIFRLGRLEKPILLLESVETIRNFYHYPQKGTLFYSLHFNDRIEIFAKEQGKTRSLRTCDMIKRCSLKGVDIKSGKLFINSNAQSPIDALASLDVETKKESLLLADPKGISDREHTLVRNGKHIYTSFFGDFRQFYSPISSVQSALKQLTLLFPRKNLKLQLNEDMSRWLVEVTGGNMQLSSYYYYFPETNNLKNITQLVEQKSPKITEHNLIEAMPLTYKARDGLSVQSYVWLPKNTALKSAPLVTFVHGGPWKRLKGEYDVITQLLVSNGYIVFQPNFRASWGFGVDFILAGAKTFGKGKTHNDIIDGIETLLDKGIGNRDKLGIFGHSFGGFSVLGALAFEPNYFKAGFATAPPAQMPSFNSEKIRKKMGRSKPKRGFDRIHQDRVFLIDDRNQAEVDRLYSISPDAHKMAIKAPLIIAAGAKDIKVPVSDVKSFSLALKLANKPVSLFIDKQANHSFHWEPTWLSLTYLMEHFFAEHLGGQVHKSNEKTYQKYILEMETFSTKEVKQYFTLNKGL; this is encoded by the coding sequence ATGAATCACCAAGTATTTATTTGGGTGAGGCTTTTGTGCGCCTCATTCACAGTATTATGGTTATCACCTTATCAAGTGGTAGCGATTGAATTATCTACTCAAGCGTTGAATCAAGATGAAGAAAAACAAGCTAAACGGCCATTGTTAGAAGATTTTTATCAACGCCCTAGTAGTCATCAGGTTACTCTCTCACCTGACGGTAAAAAAATCGTCTGGATATATGCTCTAGACAATAAATCACTTCGCCACTTGATGGTTCTTGATTTAAAAACGCATAAAACGATTAAGTTGTTAACCGCACCAAACATCATCCTTCCTGTTTGGCACCGTTCAAGTGAGTCATTATTTGTTGTTACTAATACCAGTATAGTTGAGCTCTCTTTAAGTGACATTCATAAAAGAACAACAATTATGAAGTTTGACAAGTCGACAAATCAAACGTTTGAAAAGTATGACTCAAGGTTAGATGTTATTTATTACAGTGAAAATGACGAAAAGTCCCATCGGATATTCCGTCTTGGTCGTTTGGAAAAACCTATATTGTTGTTGGAGTCAGTTGAGACAATTCGAAACTTTTATCACTATCCTCAAAAGGGTACCTTATTTTATTCGCTTCATTTTAATGATCGCATTGAAATTTTCGCCAAAGAACAGGGTAAAACTCGAAGTTTACGTACTTGCGATATGATAAAACGGTGCAGTTTAAAAGGTGTCGACATAAAAAGCGGCAAATTATTCATTAACAGTAACGCGCAATCACCTATTGATGCGCTTGCATCTCTGGATGTTGAAACGAAGAAAGAGTCCTTGCTACTTGCTGATCCTAAAGGTATCTCTGATAGGGAACATACTCTGGTACGAAATGGTAAGCACATTTATACGAGTTTTTTTGGAGATTTTAGACAATTTTATAGCCCAATAAGCTCGGTTCAATCAGCATTAAAACAGTTAACACTGTTATTTCCACGCAAGAACTTAAAACTACAGCTTAATGAAGATATGTCGCGATGGTTGGTCGAAGTAACTGGCGGTAATATGCAACTATCGTCTTATTATTATTACTTTCCTGAAACGAATAACCTGAAAAATATCACTCAATTAGTTGAGCAAAAATCTCCAAAAATCACTGAGCATAATTTAATTGAAGCAATGCCACTCACATACAAAGCTAGAGATGGTCTATCAGTTCAAAGCTATGTGTGGCTACCAAAAAATACAGCGTTGAAATCTGCACCATTAGTTACCTTTGTTCATGGGGGACCTTGGAAACGACTTAAGGGCGAATATGATGTCATCACTCAATTGTTAGTGAGTAATGGCTACATTGTATTTCAGCCAAACTTTAGAGCATCTTGGGGATTTGGTGTCGACTTTATTCTAGCTGGCGCTAAAACTTTCGGTAAAGGGAAAACTCACAATGACATTATTGATGGCATTGAGACTTTACTCGATAAAGGTATTGGCAATAGAGATAAACTAGGTATCTTCGGTCATTCTTTTGGTGGTTTTTCGGTGTTAGGGGCATTAGCATTTGAGCCAAACTATTTTAAGGCAGGTTTTGCAACGGCGCCACCAGCCCAGATGCCTAGTTTTAACTCAGAGAAAATACGAAAAAAAATGGGGCGCAGCAAACCGAAAAGAGGGTTTGATCGAATTCATCAAGACAGAGTTTTTTTAATAGACGACAGAAACCAAGCTGAAGTGGACCGACTTTATTCAATATCGCCAGACGCCCATAAAATGGCGATTAAAGCCCCGTTAATTATTGCTGCAGGAGCTAAAGACATTAAAGTGCCGGTATCAGATGTTAAGTCTTTTTCACTGGCACTAAAACTGGCAAATAAACCTGTCAGCTTATTTATAGATAAACAGGCGAACCATTCATTTCATTGGGAACCTACTTGGTTATCACTGACATATTTAATGGAGCACTTCTTTGCTGAACATTTAGGCGGTCAGGTACATAAATCTAACGAGAAAACGTACCAAAAGTATATATTGGAAATGGAAACGTTCAGTACAAAAGAGGTCAAACAATATTTTACCCTCAACAAAGGCCTTTAA
- a CDS encoding DUF4331 domain-containing protein, translating to MKKAHLSLIIPALCCVAISSTIQASSHREAPNITRFPTVDSTDFYAFNSYEEGRGDYVTMIANYIPLQDAYGGPNYFPMDPEAIYSIHIDTDGDAVEDITFAFDFERSLANNNQGVKLTVGPEGNQRSVGVPLVNIGPVSATDQNSANFAESYTLTMIEGDTRSGTHTPISNATSGGESFSKPLDYIGNKTFSNMAGYQDYANSFVYDISIPGCSTMGRVFVGQRKDPFVVNLGETFDLVNYVPVEGDSAPGANDNGGFPGGITQDAGNDDLANKNVTSIAIEVPKACITGDGNGTIGSWTTASLPQARVLNPNATFDKPEVTGGAMTQVSRLGSPLVNELVIGIEDKDKFSSAHPMNDGQFADYVTHPALPELLNILFKDPVNATLGTDFATLAPTNFPRTDLVTAFLTGVEGVNQLSTVTPSEMLRLNTGIPATPQSEQSAFGVAGNDLAGFPNGRRPGDDVVDIALRVAMGALCHPIPVNGESTNLGLCAPEDAVVGNVPFTDGAPLNANMMDATFPYLATPKAGSE from the coding sequence ATGAAAAAAGCACATCTATCACTAATAATACCAGCCTTATGCTGTGTAGCCATTAGTAGTACCATACAAGCATCTAGCCACCGTGAAGCACCAAATATTACTCGCTTCCCTACCGTCGACTCTACCGACTTTTACGCTTTTAATAGCTATGAAGAAGGCCGTGGAGACTACGTGACTATGATTGCAAACTATATTCCTTTGCAAGATGCTTACGGCGGTCCAAATTATTTCCCCATGGATCCAGAAGCTATCTATAGCATTCATATAGATACTGACGGCGATGCCGTTGAAGATATTACCTTTGCCTTTGACTTTGAACGCAGCCTCGCAAACAATAATCAAGGAGTGAAGTTAACTGTTGGTCCGGAAGGAAATCAGCGTTCAGTGGGCGTGCCACTCGTTAATATTGGCCCTGTGTCGGCCACAGATCAAAACAGCGCAAATTTTGCTGAATCATACACATTAACAATGATTGAAGGCGATACTCGCAGCGGTACACACACACCCATCAGCAATGCAACTAGCGGCGGTGAAAGTTTTAGTAAGCCTCTGGATTACATTGGTAATAAAACATTTTCTAATATGGCAGGATATCAGGACTACGCCAATAGCTTCGTGTATGACATTTCCATACCTGGCTGTAGCACCATGGGCCGTGTGTTTGTAGGTCAGCGTAAAGACCCATTTGTGGTCAACCTAGGCGAAACTTTCGATCTAGTGAACTATGTACCAGTAGAAGGTGATAGCGCACCAGGTGCTAATGATAACGGCGGTTTTCCCGGCGGCATTACACAAGATGCAGGTAATGATGATTTGGCCAATAAAAACGTAACGAGCATTGCTATTGAAGTACCTAAGGCATGCATAACAGGTGACGGCAACGGCACTATTGGAAGCTGGACCACCGCAAGCCTTCCGCAAGCGCGCGTGCTAAATCCGAATGCGACATTTGATAAACCAGAAGTTACTGGCGGTGCCATGACACAGGTTTCGCGTTTAGGCTCACCTCTGGTCAACGAATTAGTTATTGGTATTGAAGATAAAGATAAGTTCTCAAGCGCACATCCGATGAATGATGGGCAGTTTGCGGATTATGTCACGCACCCCGCATTGCCTGAGTTGCTGAACATTTTGTTTAAAGACCCCGTAAATGCGACGTTAGGAACAGACTTTGCAACGCTTGCGCCAACTAACTTCCCAAGAACAGATTTAGTCACTGCCTTTCTAACGGGTGTTGAAGGTGTAAACCAGCTTTCTACGGTAACTCCATCTGAAATGTTAAGACTAAACACTGGTATTCCTGCCACACCGCAATCAGAGCAATCTGCCTTTGGTGTTGCTGGTAATGACTTAGCTGGGTTTCCGAACGGTCGTCGCCCTGGTGATGATGTAGTAGATATTGCCCTTCGCGTAGCTATGGGGGCTTTATGTCACCCTATTCCAGTAAACGGAGAATCAACAAATCTTGGCTTATGTGCCCCAGAAGATGCTGTTGTAGGTAACGTGCCTTTTACCGATGGTGCCCCCTTAAATGCCAACATGATGGATGCAACATTCCCATACTTAGCAACGCCTAAAGCGGGCTCTGAATAA
- a CDS encoding DUF4198 domain-containing protein, with product MFEWKINRIKSMLILLLAINSSLTMAHTVWLEPAKEKNTYNISFGGHGGKQVAYEPEKLKRIAAFDAKGKPLNVTRSDKSEASQLQIQPNTALVAIYFDNGIWSKDKMGKSVNKPMNQVPHATQATKAVKYHKTVLEWSPVVLKSLDQEFEVIPLEDSQPEAGKVMRVKVLLKGRPLAGVKLGQGEIGDNIETNAEGIAEFVPKSGFNKLWAGKRFQVQQEQYTELSYEYLFGFYTGDKK from the coding sequence ATGTTTGAATGGAAAATAAATCGAATAAAAAGTATGTTGATCTTACTACTGGCTATAAATAGTTCTTTAACTATGGCACATACAGTATGGCTTGAACCCGCGAAAGAGAAGAACACTTATAATATATCGTTCGGAGGACATGGTGGAAAACAGGTTGCCTATGAACCGGAAAAGTTAAAACGAATAGCAGCGTTTGATGCTAAAGGGAAGCCGTTGAACGTAACACGCTCAGATAAAAGTGAAGCTAGCCAATTGCAAATCCAGCCAAATACCGCGCTAGTCGCTATCTACTTTGATAATGGAATATGGAGTAAAGATAAAATGGGTAAAAGTGTTAACAAACCCATGAACCAAGTACCACATGCAACTCAAGCGACTAAAGCCGTAAAATACCATAAAACCGTTCTTGAGTGGTCACCAGTTGTACTTAAATCACTTGACCAAGAATTTGAGGTGATTCCTTTAGAAGACAGTCAACCAGAAGCTGGAAAAGTCATGCGTGTAAAGGTTTTGTTAAAAGGAAGACCCTTAGCAGGGGTTAAGCTTGGTCAGGGGGAAATTGGTGACAACATAGAAACCAACGCTGAGGGCATTGCTGAATTTGTACCTAAATCAGGTTTCAATAAATTGTGGGCAGGTAAACGATTCCAAGTTCAACAAGAACAATACACTGAATTAAGTTATGAATACTTGTTTGGGTTTTACACAGGAGATAAGAAATGA
- a CDS encoding Ig-like domain-containing protein yields the protein MNKINVYRLKLFALSSVVISLSACLDSDNDGKVVIEPNVPPVANDANLATQTETNIVDNLPASDANGDPLTYEISSDPMLGTVGVTSDGTFTYIPFAEQTGSDSFSYTVSDGIASPVSGTINITIEALQVSFSQFSRDAFNQASTDIPLSVNGREFIQDVANQSDYQDLIDAN from the coding sequence ATGAATAAAATAAATGTATATCGTCTAAAACTGTTTGCTTTATCGTCGGTGGTGATAAGTTTGAGCGCTTGTTTGGATAGCGACAATGACGGTAAGGTTGTTATTGAGCCAAACGTACCACCAGTTGCAAATGACGCTAATTTAGCGACACAAACTGAAACAAACATTGTTGATAATTTGCCTGCTAGCGATGCTAATGGTGACCCACTGACCTATGAGATCAGCAGCGATCCAATGCTTGGTACCGTTGGTGTGACCTCAGATGGGACCTTTACTTACATCCCATTTGCCGAGCAAACAGGCTCTGACAGTTTTAGTTACACGGTGAGTGATGGTATTGCAAGCCCGGTCAGTGGAACTATCAATATCACAATCGAAGCCTTACAAGTTTCGTTTAGCCAATTCAGCCGCGACGCCTTTAATCAGGCTTCAACAGATATTCCACTGTCGGTTAATGGCAGAGAGTTTATCCAAGATGTGGCGAACCAAAGCGATTATCAAGACCTGATAGACGCTAATTAA
- a CDS encoding ABC transporter ATP-binding protein, whose translation MNKYVIETDKLNKYYGEKHALKNLSIKVKAGKTTAIVGSNGAGKSTLFKILLGVLAPSDGTATVLGMPTNFLSPKIRGDIGFVNEEHSLPFWMPVGKLVTIHKALYVNWNDAVYNDVVAFFNVAKTQRISELSRGERAGVNLAMALAQQPKLLLLDEPTLGLDVVAKRAFLEALISIQNLSSCGIVYCSHSMDEVERVADDLLIMEKGALRFHSTPDEFVERVSAWMVDFEEKMPNKENFPGLLNINRIDDSYQLVVLDQNDSYKEHLLELGASNVFKIPVNLDKAINSILAQNHASKAL comes from the coding sequence ATGAATAAATACGTCATTGAAACGGATAAATTGAATAAATATTATGGAGAAAAACATGCGCTCAAAAATCTTTCTATTAAGGTTAAAGCCGGAAAAACAACGGCAATAGTAGGAAGCAATGGTGCCGGTAAGTCGACGTTATTTAAGATTCTTTTGGGTGTTCTTGCGCCATCGGATGGAACCGCAACAGTGTTGGGTATGCCGACAAATTTCTTATCCCCTAAAATACGCGGCGATATAGGGTTTGTAAATGAAGAGCACTCTTTACCGTTTTGGATGCCTGTTGGTAAATTGGTAACAATACACAAAGCGCTATACGTTAATTGGAATGATGCAGTATACAACGATGTTGTTGCTTTTTTTAATGTGGCTAAAACACAACGTATATCTGAACTTTCTAGAGGAGAACGTGCGGGTGTTAATTTAGCAATGGCATTAGCGCAACAGCCTAAATTACTGTTATTAGATGAGCCGACTCTTGGGCTTGATGTTGTCGCTAAACGCGCATTTCTAGAAGCATTAATTAGCATTCAAAATTTAAGTTCGTGCGGCATCGTTTATTGTTCGCACTCGATGGATGAAGTGGAAAGAGTCGCTGATGACTTACTTATTATGGAGAAAGGAGCACTTCGATTTCATTCAACGCCTGATGAGTTTGTTGAACGAGTTAGTGCTTGGATGGTTGATTTTGAAGAGAAAATGCCAAATAAAGAGAATTTTCCAGGCTTGCTGAATATTAACCGTATAGATGACTCCTACCAACTAGTTGTGCTAGATCAAAACGACTCTTACAAAGAACATTTATTGGAACTTGGCGCATCCAATGTTTTTAAGATCCCAGTAAACCTCGATAAAGCCATTAATAGTATCTTGGCACAAAACCATGCATCAAAAGCGCTATAG
- a CDS encoding sigma-70 family RNA polymerase sigma factor, with amino-acid sequence MEHEELLPLLLKVARNDRSAFEAIYNKTSGQMYAVALKMLAKPELAEEATQEAFVRIWYNASQYTEGKGTVLTWIISIVRYRALDILRYRKVRKEEGVDDLEGMASYHSDEAEPETDIESGKLNRCMGELDSLQRQAIHLAYFNGCSHGEVVTHMEKPLGTIKSWIRRGLQALERCLSL; translated from the coding sequence ATGGAACATGAAGAGTTATTGCCACTTTTGCTTAAAGTTGCTCGCAACGACCGTTCGGCGTTTGAAGCGATTTATAACAAAACCAGTGGGCAGATGTATGCGGTTGCATTAAAAATGCTAGCAAAGCCTGAATTGGCAGAGGAAGCTACGCAAGAAGCGTTTGTAAGAATTTGGTACAACGCAAGCCAATATACGGAAGGTAAAGGAACAGTACTTACTTGGATAATCAGTATCGTACGCTATCGTGCTCTGGATATTTTACGGTATCGCAAAGTACGAAAGGAAGAAGGTGTTGATGATTTAGAAGGCATGGCTTCATATCATTCTGATGAAGCAGAACCTGAAACTGACATTGAGTCAGGTAAGCTCAACCGTTGTATGGGTGAATTAGATAGTTTGCAGCGCCAAGCGATTCATTTGGCTTATTTTAATGGTTGCTCTCATGGCGAAGTGGTGACACACATGGAGAAGCCACTAGGTACGATTAAAAGCTGGATCAGACGAGGCCTTCAGGCCTTAGAGAGGTGTTTAAGCTTATGA
- a CDS encoding anti-sigma factor has protein sequence MNYTQSELLSSLASEYVLGTLRGPARHRFESLKVKDAKVQDAVQYWESQLNVMATSIKPIEPPARVWKKIELSLGFVSNSDDLTNPRVSNEIREQPSANKSWKVISGLAVAASFILSVMFYQFSTDFKSPNSVAVFANAEQQTLWSVDVRKDNLFIRSTQNLAKRPANDYELWIVPASGGAPISLGLLQQEGTFTLPKPRVFDEVEIAALAVSIEPKGGSPTGAPTEVLFTTQLALL, from the coding sequence ATGAATTATACTCAATCAGAATTACTCTCTTCGCTCGCATCTGAATATGTGTTAGGCACCTTGCGGGGCCCTGCTCGTCATCGCTTTGAATCGTTGAAGGTGAAGGATGCCAAGGTACAAGACGCTGTGCAATATTGGGAGTCACAATTAAATGTGATGGCGACTTCGATTAAGCCCATTGAACCCCCCGCGAGAGTGTGGAAGAAAATTGAGCTTAGTTTGGGTTTTGTATCCAACAGCGATGATCTAACTAATCCACGAGTATCAAATGAGATAAGAGAACAACCTAGCGCTAATAAGAGCTGGAAAGTGATAAGCGGGCTTGCCGTCGCAGCAAGTTTTATCTTGTCGGTTATGTTTTATCAGTTTTCTACCGATTTTAAATCGCCGAACTCAGTTGCTGTGTTTGCTAATGCTGAGCAACAAACGTTGTGGTCAGTAGATGTACGTAAAGATAACTTGTTCATCCGTAGTACGCAAAATTTGGCAAAACGTCCAGCAAATGATTATGAACTATGGATTGTTCCTGCATCAGGAGGTGCGCCTATATCACTCGGCTTATTGCAACAGGAAGGCACATTTACTTTACCTAAACCGAGGGTATTTGACGAGGTTGAAATTGCAGCGTTGGCGGTAAGTATCGAACCGAAAGGGGGCAGTCCTACAGGAGCACCTACAGAAGTGTTGTTTACTACCCAGTTGGCCTTATTATAG